The window CAAACACTGACACGGTAGATGAGTGGACAGGGACACAGCTTAttgttgttctgtgttttgggacatttttctgcctcttcattttcatttcaaattcatTGGTAATAGCAGCTGTGGTCAAGAACAAGAggtttcattttcccttttactATCTCCTGGCCAACTTAGCTGCTGCAGACTTTTTTGCTGGAATCGCCTATGTCTTCTTGATGTTCAACACTGGCCCAGTGTCCAAGACATTAACCGTTAACCGCTGGTTTTTGCGTCAGGGTCTTCTGGACACCAGCCTGACAGCTTCCCTGGTGAATCTCCTCGTCATAGCTGTTGAGCGGCACATGTCGATAATGCGGATGAAGATCCACAGCAATCTCACGAAGAAGAGAGTCACCTTTTTAATTATATCCATTTGGGCCATTGCTATTTTCATGGGTGCTGTTCCTACCCTGGGTTGGAACTGCCTCTGTGACATTACCGTCTGCTCGTCCCTGGCACCTATTTACAGCAGAAGTTACTTGGTGTTCTGGAGTGTCTTGAACCTAGTGGTTTTCTTCATTATGGTGGTGGTTTACATAAGAATCTATATGTATGTCCAGAGGAAAACTAACATCTTGTCATCGCACACTAGTGGATCCATTAGCCGTAGGAGAACCCCTGTGAAGCTTATGAAGACTGTCATGACTCTCTTAGGTAAGAGACTACAAATGACTGTGTGCGAGGCTGGCAGTGCCAATGAACTGGGTTTtagtgttggtttggttttgcttgttgttttttttaaacaaacaaaaaaaaccagaccCCGTAAActtaaccaaaacaaaaaaaacatcccaAGCTTTTAAGTGCTGGAGGTATTGAGACTTCTGTCTGCTTTaggtaatgaaataaatgttgtaccctgcagaaatgcaaagtaAAGGACTGGTCAACACGTAGAACAAGTGTCTCTCTTGTAGGCTGCTTGTTACACAACACAAATGATCTACAGGTTTTTTGCAGGGTGGAAGGATGATACAAAATCACTGGAGAAAAGTGTGTGAAGATTCACAACTGCAtagtaaaacattttcaaaatgatcTTCATAAATATCTGCAGAGGGCCCTGAATCCTGTGGCTGGatgtggctttgttttctttgcatttcttcctcGTCTGTTTCTGAAACATACCAACATCTTCCCCCTGGAAATCcctagggaaaggagaggatgCCTGGTGGGACTGTCACTTTGGCAGAGATTTGCTTTGCAAGGAGAGAATTCACCTTCATTCTGTGAAGATTGTGTAGTGCAAAATATTTGCAGGTGCTGATGTAGTATGGCCTTGGATCTCTAGATTGTAACATGAGACTTGACCTGGATTCTGCCTTGGAGACACTGTTGATATTGGGGCAATTCAGATCACTTCCTCAGCTAGTTGTGATGTAGCTTCTAATTAAATTAGAGATTCACAGAGCAAATGCTTGATTGTTGGAACAAAATACTAACCGTAGCAGTGTTTTTCTCAGGAAGACTTGAATCTGAGTAAGATGTTTTCTGGAAGCCAGGCATCATGTGGGAGTGTGAGGTTAAGAGttgaacttggtgatctcaaaggtcttttccaactaaaacaaAAGAATTCTAAGATCTACCACAAACTCTTGTGTCAGTGGAATTGCATCTTGGCATGTTCCTCATATCAGTTCTCCACATTTTGACTCTGAGAAGCTTCTTAGAAATTTCTAGGAATgagaattcatttttttttaaacagttggAAATGTGCATTTCTGGCCAAGTCAT of the Apus apus isolate bApuApu2 chromosome 7, bApuApu2.pri.cur, whole genome shotgun sequence genome contains:
- the LPAR3 gene encoding lysophosphatidic acid receptor 3 gives rise to the protein MNECYYDKRMDFFYNRTNTDTVDEWTGTQLIVVLCFGTFFCLFIFISNSLVIAAVVKNKRFHFPFYYLLANLAAADFFAGIAYVFLMFNTGPVSKTLTVNRWFLRQGLLDTSLTASLVNLLVIAVERHMSIMRMKIHSNLTKKRVTFLIISIWAIAIFMGAVPTLGWNCLCDITVCSSLAPIYSRSYLVFWSVLNLVVFFIMVVVYIRIYMYVQRKTNILSSHTSGSISRRRTPVKLMKTVMTLLGAFVVCWTPGLVVLLLDGLNCTYCGIQNVKRWFLLLALLNSVMNPIIYSYKDDEMWGTMKRMICCSSEDKGQERRSSRIPSTVLCRSTDTSGHYIEDGIIQGTICGKGDLSEKGNS